Proteins encoded together in one Chitinophaga varians window:
- a CDS encoding HAD family hydrolase: protein MKAFIFDLNGTMINDMEFHLDGWHSMLNKLGANMTREEVRGHMYGKNEELLMRIFGKERFTMQEMLDIAHQKEVLYQEAFRPHLELIAGLPVFLREAAAKGIPMAIGSAANRFNISYVLDNLQLHGFFKAIVSAEDVTTSKPNPEVFLKCATALQAAPADCIVFEDAPKGVEAALNAGMEAIALTTMHTREEFAGYSNIRAFVSDYNDPVLQQLLTA from the coding sequence ATGAAAGCGTTTATTTTCGATCTCAACGGGACCATGATCAACGACATGGAATTTCACCTGGACGGCTGGCACAGCATGTTAAACAAACTGGGCGCCAATATGACCAGGGAAGAAGTAAGAGGCCATATGTATGGTAAAAATGAAGAACTGCTGATGCGCATTTTCGGAAAGGAGCGTTTTACCATGCAGGAAATGCTGGACATCGCCCATCAGAAAGAAGTGCTGTACCAGGAGGCTTTCCGTCCGCACCTGGAGCTGATAGCCGGCTTACCCGTATTTCTCCGCGAAGCGGCCGCCAAAGGTATTCCCATGGCCATCGGTTCGGCCGCCAACCGTTTCAACATCAGCTATGTGCTGGACAACCTGCAGTTGCATGGGTTTTTCAAGGCCATCGTCAGCGCGGAAGATGTGACGACCAGCAAACCCAATCCGGAAGTATTCCTGAAATGTGCGACGGCCCTACAGGCTGCACCGGCAGATTGCATCGTTTTTGAAGACGCCCCTAAAGGGGTGGAAGCTGCACTGAACGCAGGGATGGAAGCTATCGCATTAACGACCATGCATACACGGGAAGAATTTGCCGGCTATTCCAATATACGGGCTTTCGTGTCTGATTATAATGATCCCGTGCTACAGCAACTGCTGACGGCATAA
- a CDS encoding YncE family protein — protein MKKLLLPALLFTVMSTSAQTSTWHVSATYPVKGDGKWDYIAVSPVTQQLYVAHGTEVNILDKATGAEAGVIPHTTGVHGIAFAVPFGKGFTSNGKLNTVTVFDLHNNQVQGEIPVGGNPDAILFEPFSDKVITCNGASKDLSIINPNTQKVVATVPLQARPETAVSDGKGRLFVNLEDKSRIAVVNMATFKVEKEWPLGKGEAPTGLAIDTVHHRLFAGCDNKLMIVLDEHDGRTIATLPIGDGCDGVAFDAAGQLVFASNGEGNLSVYHQETADKYKLVAHVPTAKGAKTLTVDPLTHTVFLPVADRQAAGADGKAAIAPGTFRVLAVSK, from the coding sequence ATGAAAAAACTATTGTTGCCGGCTTTGCTGTTCACTGTTATGTCAACGTCCGCGCAAACATCCACCTGGCATGTATCTGCCACCTATCCCGTAAAAGGCGACGGGAAATGGGATTATATCGCTGTCAGTCCGGTGACGCAACAGTTGTACGTTGCACACGGTACCGAGGTCAATATCCTGGACAAGGCTACCGGCGCTGAGGCCGGCGTGATCCCGCACACCACCGGCGTACACGGCATCGCCTTTGCCGTTCCGTTTGGAAAAGGATTCACCAGCAACGGCAAACTGAACACCGTTACGGTTTTTGACCTGCACAACAACCAGGTGCAGGGAGAAATACCTGTTGGCGGTAATCCCGACGCCATCCTGTTTGAGCCGTTTTCCGATAAAGTCATTACCTGTAACGGCGCCAGCAAAGACCTGAGCATCATCAATCCGAATACGCAGAAAGTGGTAGCCACCGTGCCTTTACAGGCGAGGCCGGAAACAGCTGTTTCCGACGGGAAAGGCCGGCTGTTTGTGAACCTGGAAGACAAAAGCCGTATTGCCGTAGTGAACATGGCTACTTTCAAAGTAGAAAAAGAGTGGCCGCTGGGCAAAGGGGAAGCACCTACCGGGCTGGCCATTGACACCGTGCATCACCGGCTTTTCGCCGGTTGTGACAACAAGCTGATGATCGTGCTGGACGAGCATGACGGCCGGACCATCGCTACGCTGCCTATCGGTGATGGTTGTGACGGCGTAGCTTTTGACGCTGCCGGTCAACTGGTGTTTGCCTCCAACGGAGAAGGCAACTTGTCCGTATACCACCAGGAGACAGCCGACAAGTATAAGCTGGTGGCCCACGTTCCCACTGCCAAAGGCGCCAAAACGCTGACCGTTGACCCGCTGACACATACCGTATTTTTGCCCGTGGCCGATCGCCAGGCAGCCGGCGCCGACGGTAAAGCCGCCATCGCCCCCGGCACCTTCCGGGTACTGGCCGTAAGTAAATAG
- a CDS encoding alpha/beta fold hydrolase: protein MDLSKKHNIHFAGNPQAGKTLVFGHGFGIDQQSFSQIVPAFEQDYRIVLYDNAGGGKSDLSSYSYERYETLEGYVTDLTDIMAFAQGSHTTFIGHSVSGMVGTMAANRQPHLFDKLVLIGSSPRYLNDQETSYTGGFDEAALKALFEAMQTNYEAWVIGFSPMAMRNEERPELARQFASSLQALRPDIALAVARAIFLLDHRPELPKVSKPTLIIQTANDIVVPAVVSEYMERHIPGSKRIKINAQGHFPQISAPNEVIAALRSFV, encoded by the coding sequence ATGGACCTCAGCAAGAAACATAATATCCATTTTGCCGGTAACCCTCAAGCCGGTAAAACACTTGTCTTCGGACATGGCTTTGGCATCGACCAACAGTCTTTTTCCCAGATCGTTCCCGCTTTTGAACAGGACTACCGTATTGTACTGTACGATAATGCAGGCGGTGGGAAATCAGACCTTTCTTCGTATAGCTATGAGCGTTATGAAACACTGGAAGGTTATGTGACAGATCTGACGGACATCATGGCCTTTGCGCAGGGCAGCCATACCACTTTCATCGGTCACTCCGTGAGTGGCATGGTAGGCACGATGGCCGCCAACCGGCAACCGCACCTTTTCGATAAACTGGTATTGATAGGTTCCAGTCCGCGTTACCTCAACGACCAGGAGACTTCCTATACCGGCGGTTTTGACGAAGCTGCGCTGAAGGCATTGTTTGAGGCGATGCAAACCAACTACGAAGCGTGGGTGATCGGCTTTTCGCCGATGGCCATGCGCAACGAAGAGCGGCCGGAACTGGCCAGGCAGTTTGCCAGCTCCCTGCAGGCGTTGAGGCCGGACATCGCGTTGGCCGTAGCAAGGGCTATCTTCCTGCTGGACCACCGGCCGGAGCTGCCTAAAGTATCAAAACCCACCCTGATCATACAGACTGCCAACGACATCGTGGTACCCGCAGTCGTCAGTGAATACATGGAACGGCATATCCCCGGCAGCAAAAGAATTAAAATAAACGCACAAGGCCATTTTCCGCAGATCAGCGCACCTAACGAAGTGATCGCTGCGTTGCGGTCATTTGTATAG
- a CDS encoding sensor histidine kinase has protein sequence MTSDSPNSFSLLLVDDKMENLISLQRMLEGDNRCFHLATSGNEALKTVLRNNDIGLILLDVQMPEMDGFEVARLLQLNPKTRDISIIFVTAINKEEQNVIRGFTAGAVDYLSKPLDVNVTRAKVNVFEKLYFSRQELKNALAEKDKINKQLERFTYMVAHDLKSPLAGAISLLSMISEEDCVQQSPEMKEQMGTVLSATNHLTEMISAILDYARQNDTAETTETVDINLLITDISKLLFPPPNICIVADGTLPVITAPRLKLQRIFQNLISNAIKYNDKANGLIAVGATDKGDFYEFYVKDNGPGMQQRDTERVFRLFERLDYNGKEEGSGIGLNIFKMLVEEQGGKVWAKSEPGQGSIFYFLWRKI, from the coding sequence ATGACCAGTGATTCCCCGAATAGTTTTTCCCTTTTATTGGTAGATGATAAAATGGAAAACCTCATCTCCCTGCAACGAATGCTGGAAGGGGACAACCGTTGCTTTCACCTCGCCACGTCGGGTAACGAAGCGCTGAAAACAGTGCTCCGCAACAACGATATCGGCCTCATACTACTGGACGTGCAAATGCCGGAAATGGACGGCTTTGAAGTGGCCCGCCTGCTACAGCTCAACCCCAAAACCCGAGATATCTCCATCATATTCGTCACGGCTATCAATAAGGAAGAACAAAACGTTATTCGCGGGTTTACCGCCGGCGCGGTAGACTACCTGTCCAAACCACTCGACGTAAACGTCACCCGCGCAAAGGTCAACGTGTTTGAAAAACTATATTTCTCCCGGCAGGAACTGAAAAACGCATTGGCAGAGAAAGACAAGATCAACAAACAACTGGAACGATTTACCTACATGGTGGCACATGATCTGAAATCGCCGCTGGCAGGCGCTATCAGCCTGCTGTCCATGATCAGCGAAGAAGATTGTGTACAGCAGTCGCCGGAAATGAAGGAACAGATGGGCACGGTGCTTAGTGCCACTAATCATCTCACGGAAATGATCTCCGCTATACTGGACTATGCCCGGCAAAATGATACCGCTGAAACAACAGAAACGGTAGACATAAACCTGCTGATCACCGATATTTCAAAGTTACTGTTCCCGCCGCCCAATATCTGCATTGTGGCAGACGGAACATTGCCTGTGATCACAGCTCCCAGGTTGAAACTGCAACGGATATTCCAGAATCTGATCTCCAACGCCATCAAATACAACGATAAGGCCAACGGGCTGATTGCCGTAGGGGCCACAGACAAAGGCGATTTTTACGAGTTTTATGTAAAGGACAACGGTCCGGGCATGCAGCAGCGCGACACAGAGCGCGTGTTCCGCCTGTTTGAGCGGTTGGATTACAATGGTAAGGAAGAAGGCTCTGGTATCGGCCTTAATATTTTTAAAATGTTGGTGGAAGAGCAGGGTGGCAAGGTATGGGCCAAGTCGGAACCCGGACAAGGCAGCATTTTTTATTTCCTGTGGCGAAAAATATGA
- a CDS encoding chemotaxis protein CheB, whose product MQVTSPYDMIAIGGSAGSLPVLAELLEQLPASIDCTMMIIVHRLKNVPSDLDRLLSLKAPIIEPEDKQPVLSHRIYLAPQNYHLLIEDEGTFALDYAEPLHYSRPSIDVSFASVAEVYGPRALAILLSGASKDGAAGMQRIIAAGGTGFVQDPASALFDTMPLAALELCPEAQAMSLTDMVHFLTELKMSAEHDQ is encoded by the coding sequence TTGCAGGTAACATCTCCATACGACATGATAGCCATTGGCGGCTCTGCCGGCAGCCTGCCGGTGCTGGCTGAACTGTTGGAGCAATTACCGGCATCCATCGATTGCACGATGATGATCATTGTACACCGGCTGAAAAATGTGCCCAGTGATCTGGACCGGCTGCTGTCGCTTAAGGCGCCCATCATTGAGCCGGAAGATAAACAACCGGTATTGTCCCACCGGATATACCTCGCACCACAGAATTACCACCTGTTGATAGAAGACGAAGGTACTTTTGCATTGGATTATGCTGAGCCGCTGCATTACAGCCGGCCTTCCATCGATGTAAGCTTCGCCAGCGTGGCGGAAGTTTACGGACCACGGGCATTGGCCATCCTGTTGAGCGGCGCCAGTAAAGACGGCGCAGCCGGTATGCAACGGATCATAGCGGCAGGAGGCACGGGCTTTGTACAGGACCCCGCCTCTGCCTTGTTTGACACCATGCCGCTGGCAGCCCTCGAACTTTGCCCGGAAGCACAGGCAATGAGTCTTACGGATATGGTACATTTTTTAACGGAACTGAAAATGAGCGCAGAACATGACCAGTGA
- a CDS encoding CheR family methyltransferase, which produces MIKEISNEELETLVDVIHCQYGYDFSDYARASLKRRFQRFMGHAYIEEVTELSDKLQQDAAFFERMTQFITVNVTEMFRDPLFYKTLREMVLPRLATYPTIKIWHAGCATGEEVFSMIILLQEAGLLDRCRIYATDLNAVSLHKAEMALIPLKYMKDYTQNYLQSGGLEDFSGYYTANEEYALIDPALRRNIVFFQHNLVTDQVFNEFQLICCRNVFIYFNKQLQDRVLRLFYDSLAPLGYLTLGLKESMMFSGESSRFETLSAVHKIFRRKS; this is translated from the coding sequence ATGATAAAAGAAATCAGTAATGAGGAACTGGAAACGCTGGTGGACGTCATTCACTGCCAATATGGCTACGACTTCAGCGATTACGCGCGCGCTTCCCTGAAGCGCCGCTTCCAGCGCTTTATGGGACATGCCTATATTGAAGAGGTGACAGAGCTGTCAGACAAGTTGCAGCAGGATGCAGCTTTCTTTGAGCGCATGACGCAGTTCATCACCGTTAATGTAACGGAAATGTTCCGGGACCCGCTGTTCTATAAAACACTCCGGGAAATGGTGCTGCCGCGACTGGCCACTTATCCTACCATTAAAATATGGCATGCCGGCTGCGCTACGGGTGAAGAAGTGTTTTCCATGATCATCCTTTTACAGGAAGCCGGTCTGCTGGACCGCTGCCGCATTTACGCCACAGATCTTAATGCCGTCAGTCTCCACAAGGCGGAAATGGCCCTCATCCCCCTGAAATACATGAAAGATTATACCCAGAACTATCTGCAGTCAGGCGGACTGGAAGATTTTTCCGGCTATTATACGGCAAACGAGGAATATGCTTTGATCGATCCGGCCCTGCGCCGCAATATTGTTTTCTTTCAACACAACCTTGTCACAGATCAGGTGTTTAATGAGTTTCAGTTGATCTGTTGCCGGAATGTGTTCATCTATTTTAATAAACAGTTACAGGACCGTGTGCTGCGGTTATTTTATGACAGCCTGGCGCCCCTGGGGTATCTGACGCTGGGACTAAAAGAATCGATGATGTTTTCCGGAGAAAGCAGCCGGTTTGAAACGTTAAGCGCTGTCCATAAAATTTTCAGACGTAAAAGCTAA